A DNA window from Turicibacter sp. TJ11 contains the following coding sequences:
- a CDS encoding RodZ domain-containing protein yields MNFSNKENNEQLANYLREERQQRHLDLEDVSEKIGVPIQHLKNIESGNFDRFDTFYLKMYIKKYATYLSLNVEELYQRFYGTQIQQEVEVKVQKQKVQKRNRNLSRLAGIVCAVLVIGLGVFYVIDIINNVSSDEGNNHVIQNPNSSNLVGDANDSTSNDPTPNALPQQTVEDELESNQKQSVTTISKVSQDAKEIVFDLVTNESEAALKLDFIAPCWLSVTLDGQSLIAGETYQAGGVFEQTITSDQFGTLDFNVGDATAIKITVNDEDVEFEPTTPHQYIKINIKTE; encoded by the coding sequence ATGAATTTTTCAAATAAAGAAAATAATGAACAGTTAGCGAATTATTTACGTGAAGAACGTCAACAACGCCATCTTGATTTAGAAGATGTATCTGAAAAAATTGGAGTTCCAATTCAACATTTGAAAAATATTGAAAGTGGAAACTTTGATCGATTTGATACGTTTTATTTGAAAATGTATATTAAAAAATATGCGACATACTTATCATTAAATGTCGAAGAGTTATATCAGCGATTTTATGGAACACAAATCCAACAAGAGGTTGAAGTAAAGGTTCAAAAACAAAAAGTTCAAAAGCGTAATCGTAATTTGAGCCGTCTTGCTGGAATCGTATGTGCTGTTTTAGTCATTGGTTTAGGTGTTTTTTATGTAATTGATATCATTAATAACGTCAGTTCCGATGAAGGAAATAATCATGTCATTCAAAATCCAAACTCCTCAAATCTAGTAGGAGACGCTAATGATTCGACCTCAAATGATCCGACACCAAATGCCTTACCTCAACAAACTGTAGAGGATGAACTAGAATCAAATCAAAAACAATCAGTCACAACTATTTCAAAAGTTTCACAAGATGCTAAAGAGATCGTGTTTGATTTAGTCACTAACGAAAGTGAAGCCGCATTAAAGCTTGATTTTATAGCACCTTGTTGGTTAAGTGTGACATTAGATGGACAAAGTTTGATTGCAGGAGAGACTTATCAAGCAGGTGGAGTATTTGAGCAAACGATCACAAGTGATCAGTTTGGGACATTAGATTTTAATGTTGGCGATGCCACAGCTATTAAAATTACAGTGAATGATGAGGATGTTGAATTTGAACCAACAACTCCACATCAATATATCAAAATTAATATTAAAACTGAGTAG
- the pgsA gene encoding CDP-diacylglycerol--glycerol-3-phosphate 3-phosphatidyltransferase: MNLANKLTLLRIILIPFFIVCFYIPNLMMNTVSVNSYLIPYANLLGLVIFLLAAITDFIDGYIARKYNLITDFGKFMDPLADKLLVTAALLILLENGLISAWVVFVILAREFIVTGFRTIAAAKGVVIAAGWLGKIKTVVQFIMISTLLLLNYPFELFNWPVDRVFVALAVVLTVASGVEYIYKNMNIFDGAK, encoded by the coding sequence ATGAACTTAGCAAATAAGCTAACTTTATTACGTATTATTTTAATTCCATTTTTTATTGTTTGTTTTTATATTCCTAACTTAATGATGAATACAGTATCGGTTAATAGTTACTTAATTCCTTATGCCAATCTTTTAGGATTAGTTATTTTTTTACTAGCTGCAATTACTGACTTCATTGATGGATACATCGCTCGTAAATATAACTTAATCACTGATTTCGGAAAATTTATGGATCCATTAGCGGATAAATTATTAGTAACAGCTGCGTTATTAATTTTACTTGAGAATGGTTTAATTTCTGCTTGGGTGGTATTCGTTATTTTAGCTCGTGAATTTATTGTGACAGGATTTAGAACGATTGCAGCTGCGAAAGGTGTTGTCATTGCAGCGGGATGGCTGGGTAAAATTAAAACAGTTGTGCAATTTATTATGATATCGACTTTATTATTATTAAATTATCCATTTGAGTTATTTAATTGGCCGGTTGATCGAGTATTTGTTGCCTTAGCCGTTGTTTTAACGGTAGCTTCAGGTGTTGAATATATTTATAAAAATATGAATATTTTTGATGGTGCCAAATAA